Part of the Metasolibacillus fluoroglycofenilyticus genome is shown below.
CAATCGGTTTACCTATCGCCTTAATCATTCTCTTATTGGCATTTGGTACTGTCGTTGCCTCGCTCCTCCCTATTATTATAGGAGCTGCAACAGTTATTGTAGCATTCGGTGTTTTAACCTTATTTAGTGGTACCTTTGATTTGTCCATCTTCATATTAAATATCGTGCCAATGCTTGGGCTCGCTTTAAGCATTGACTTTGCCCTATTATTTATTAATCGTTACCGTGAGGAGCGCCATACGAAAAGCATCCCACAAGCTGTGCAAATTGCGATTCAAACAGCTGGTCGTTCCATCGTTTTCTCAGCATTATGCGTAATGATTGGGCTAGGTGCAATGGTCGTTATCGAGGTAGAAATTTTCCAAAATATCGCATTAGGTGGCTCTGTTGTCGTTTTTTTAGCTATTATTTCAGGCTTAACATTACTGCCAGCAACAATTGTTTTGCTAGGTGACCGCTTAAATAAATGGCGATTAATACGCGTCACACAGGCCACATCAAAGTGGCAAGCATTTGCAGCCTTCGTTATGCGTAAACCAGTGCTTATTATCGTTGTCGCATTTGCATTACTAGGTGCTGCAATGATTCCAGTGAAAGACATGGACTTAACGATTCCATCTAAGGAGTCTTTACCAAGTGCGTATGAATCCCGCGCAACTTTTGACAAAATGGAAGAGGCATTTGATTTCGGTGCAGATGCGGTCGTTTACTTACTGGCAGAACGCGAAGATGGTTGGGATAATGAGGATGGCTTAACGAAAATCCTTGCTATTCAACAGCAGCTAGAGCAGGAAGCGCTTGTCAAACAAGTTGATTCGCTGTTTACAGCAACACAGATAGATTCTGTGGAAATATGGCAAGCAGCTAACGCTGATCCAAATAGTCAAGGTCTACTCCTTGCTGCACAAAGTCATTTTATTCAGGATGATAAAATGTATATGGCTGTTCACTTAGATACAAATGGTGCATCAACTGAAGCACAAGATTTCGTACGTGAATGGAAGAATAAAGATTTAGATATCTCCTTCTCATTGGCTGGTGCACCGAAATTCAATCAAGAAATTTTCGATGAAATAGCTAATAAAATCGGGCTTGCATTAATTATTATTATGATTACTACATTCATTATTTTAATGATTGCATTCCGCTCGATTTTAATTCCGGTCAAGGCGATTATTATGAATGTAATTGGGCTTGCTTCGACATTCGGTCTCATCGTTTATATATTCCAATATGGGCATTTCGGAATAGAGGCAGGCACTGTTGTGCTCATTATGCCTGTAATTGTTTTCTGCCTAGTGTTTGGGCTAAGTATGGACTATGAGGTGTTTTTAATTTCACGTATTCAAGAGGAATATTTAAAAGGTGCGAATAACACGAAAGCAACTGTCGATGGGCTTGTCTCGACAAGCAAAATTATTACGTCCGCAGCATTGATTATGATTGTTATTACAGGTGCTTTTGCTTTTACAGACGTAATGCCTGTTAAACAAATCGGTGTCGGTATAGCGATTGCAATCGCCATTGATGCAACAATTATTCGTTTAATGCTCGTACCAAGCTTAATGAAATTATTCGGGGACTGGAATTGGTGGTTGCCATTCACGAAGCGTGGCAAATAGGGGAAAGTTGTCTGCTTACGAGCGAATTGCTTTCTTTTATGAGCGAATTTGCCTCACTTATGAGCGAATTCACATGCTTTATGAGCGAATCGGGTTTTTAGTCGCTTCTCTTTTCACCGCTATTATCGAAGCAACAATAAAAGCGTCCAAAATGCCGGCTTTGCACGGCTTTTTGGACAGCTTCCTCTAACCTTTTCTTATTCAAAAATATTTGTATACCAAGCTTTCGCTGCTTGTACCTCTGGCATCGTAAGCTGATGACCATGGTTGAACCATGCAGTTTCGACATTTGCACCATGCGCCTGTAACATTTGCTGTAATTGCTCTGATTCCTGTGGCGGACACATGAAATCATTCGTTCCAGCACCAATCCAGACATCTACATTGGACAAGTTTGGAATTTCTGCCTCGCGATTTGGTACCATTGGATGATGTAAAATTGCTGCACGCAACGCATTTTCGTGATGGAACAATAAGCTCCCTGCAATATTTGCTCCGTTTGAATAGCCAATCGCAATGACTTGATTTTGGTCGAATTTATAGTCTACCGATGCCTGCTGTACGAAATCCTTTAATTCCTTTGTACGGAATAATAAATCTTCCATATCAAATACACCTTCCGCAACTCGGCGGAAAAAACGTGGCATGCCGTTTTCTATCACATTGCCTCGAACGCTTAATATATTCGCATTCACATCAATTTCCTTCGCTAAGCCAATTAAATCTTGCTCTGTCCCACCTGTACCATGTAGCAATAATAATGTACGTCCATTTGTGCCATGCTCAAAAATATGCTGCATGTTCTCCACCCTTTCATTATCTCGAATTCAAGACAATTATAGTTGGTGCTTTGTCTGGCGTCAATAAACTTGACTCGTCTGTTGATATTGGTTCACCATCTTGATTCGGCGCCTCATAAAAGTTAAAGAACAATAGCATAACAATAGCCACAAGCAATGAAGCACCAACAATTATGCTGACAAGCATCAGTGCAAATTTCTTTCCATCCATTTATAGCTCCTCCTTACTTTGAAGGTCTAAATCCTTCTTCGCGTAAATACTCCTCTGCCGCCTCGCGTGTACCAAAAGCTTCCTCTAAATTATTTTGATGATACACAGCCCATGAACGATTTTCATAAATTAGCTCTAATTGTGTGCCTTCACGAGAACGCCATAGCTCAACAATCGGCTCTTCCTCTGCATCTTCAGATAAATAGGCGATAGAGGCTGCAATAATAGTACGTAATGCTTGTTCACCGTAGTCACGAATGTTGACAAGCCCTTTATCATTCGCCTCTTTTTCATACTGTAATAAATCGCCAACAAACACAAAGCCATTGCCGTTTGGATGCAATTTTTCAACAACGATTGTCTTTTCATACAGGCTATTTTCAAAGTGATAATTCAATCTTTTTAATGATATTTCTTTTTTCGTTAACTCAGGGAATGTTTCAATAATCGCCTGCTTTTGTTCAAATGTCAGCATAATATGCTCCTTTTAATAAAAGTTTTTGAAAGGTTATAACGTTTTCGTTGCCGCATCCTTAATTTTAGTGCGCTCTTCATAAATATTTTTTACAATTACTTTTATAACCGCATATGTTGGGATAGCAATTAAAATGCCGATAAATCCAGCAATATTTCCTGCCGCCAAGATGATTGTAATTACTGTTAACGGATGGATATCAAGCGATTTCCCCATAATATTAGGTGTAATCAAATTGCTCTCAATTTGCTGCGCTGCGAGGGTAATAACAGCTACCCAAACAACTAAGATTGGCTTTTGAATAAGCGCAATAATAAGTGCTGGTATAAGTGAAATCCATGGGCCAATGAATGGAATCATATTCATAAAGAACGCCAATATTGCTAGTAGTAACGAGTAATCTAAATCAATAATTAAATAACCAATATACATCATTAATGCGAGTAAAAAGCTAATTAATACTTGTCCCTGTACATAGCTGCGCAATACTGAATCGATATCTTCTAACGTCTTCTTAATCCAAGAACGACGCTCTCCAGTAAATAATCCATAAAGACGAGGAGCAAACTTTTCATGGTCCTTCAACATAAAAATAAAGAAGAACGGCACAAGAATAAGCGTAAATGTCGCAGATACCGCGCCACTGACAACAGTTACAATCATTTTGCTGCCCTTTACAGCGATATCTTGCACAGAGTTAGAAATGGAATCAACAAACTGTTCGACTTGTGGTGGCCAATGGTCTTTATTTGCAAGTACATAGTCTGTCGTTTCTTGGATTTTTTCTCCAATATACGGTGCATTATCAACTAAATTATTCACTTGCTTTGAGATTGGTGTACCAATTAACAATAAAAATCCTGAAAGCCCTGCTACTAATAGCACAACAATAATAATTAAGCTCCCCCATCTCGGTACACCCCGCTTCTCAACAAGGCGTTGTAGCGGCTCTGTAACATAATAAAGGACGCCCCCCAACAACAAAGGAATAAAGACTGTTTTTAAAATAATTATAAACGGGCTAAAAATAGCACGAATTTCTATAAAATACTTCACAATAAGCAGTGATAGTAGCAAACCGATTGCTAATTGAAACCATAATTTCTTTGTCATATTTCCACCCCAATCATCATCTATCTATTAGCAATAATCGCATATAGACCAAAAAAATACAATCTTTGATAGCTAAAAAACACATTAATATGGTAGTTTAATTCATCTAAAATACAAAAAGGTATAGAAAAGCAAATGATTCGCTTTTCTATACCTCTTTTATGTCAATTATGCCAAGGCCTAATTTCTTCTAGATTTCTCCTAGTTATTTGACAGAAGTTAACCTCAAACCGCCACGTCCTGTGACACCCGCCAAAGCTCGAGCAGTTGGTGAGTGTTTGGACACCTGCTGAAATCGTTATAATGCTTGCATTCGTCTCGCCACCTATAGAGATAGAAGATTCCTGTACCTGTCGCTTCGCTTTCGATACAAAAATAATTTGGCTGCTGCGGTTACTCGTTGCAAAAAACATTGCTAAAGGAAGTTACAATTTTGCATCATCGATTGAGTTTAAGTAGTCTTTAATCGTATCAATAACTGACTCCACACAGCCTTCTTCAAATGGCGAAATTAAGCCTGCTTCGCGAACTAAGTTTGTGAATGATTGTGAGCCACCTAAACCACATAAATGTACATAATCTTTCCATGCACTGTCAAAGTCCTCACGTGAACGCTTCCAGAACTGGAATGCGCAAATCTGTGCCAATGTATAGTCGATATAATAGAACGGTACGGAGTAAATATGACCTTGACGTTGCCAGAAGCCACCCGCCTCTAGGTATGCATTGCCATCGAAATCACGATGTGGTAAATATTTTTCCTCGATTTTCTTCCATGCTGCCTTACGTTCAGCAGGCGTCATTTCTGGATTTTCATAAATAACGTGCTGGAATTCATCTACTGCCACACCATACGGCAAGAATATTAGCGAGCCACTTAAATGCGTAAATTTATATTTATCTGTTTGCTCTTTAAAGAACAACTCCATCCACGGCCAAGTGAAAAACTCCATGCTCATAGAATGAATTTCACAAGATTCATGCGTCGGCCATAAATACTCTGGGATACCTATATCACGGCTTGAGTATACTTGGAAGGCATGACCTGCCTCATGTGTTAATACGTCAATATCACCTGATGTTCCATTGAAATTCGAGAAAATAAATGGTGAATTATA
Proteins encoded:
- a CDS encoding alpha/beta hydrolase — its product is MQHIFEHGTNGRTLLLLHGTGGTEQDLIGLAKEIDVNANILSVRGNVIENGMPRFFRRVAEGVFDMEDLLFRTKELKDFVQQASVDYKFDQNQVIAIGYSNGANIAGSLLFHHENALRAAILHHPMVPNREAEIPNLSNVDVWIGAGTNDFMCPPQESEQLQQMLQAHGANVETAWFNHGHQLTMPEVQAAKAWYTNIFE
- a CDS encoding AI-2E family transporter — encoded protein: MTKKLWFQLAIGLLLSLLIVKYFIEIRAIFSPFIIILKTVFIPLLLGGVLYYVTEPLQRLVEKRGVPRWGSLIIIVVLLVAGLSGFLLLIGTPISKQVNNLVDNAPYIGEKIQETTDYVLANKDHWPPQVEQFVDSISNSVQDIAVKGSKMIVTVVSGAVSATFTLILVPFFFIFMLKDHEKFAPRLYGLFTGERRSWIKKTLEDIDSVLRSYVQGQVLISFLLALMMYIGYLIIDLDYSLLLAILAFFMNMIPFIGPWISLIPALIIALIQKPILVVWVAVITLAAQQIESNLITPNIMGKSLDIHPLTVITIILAAGNIAGFIGILIAIPTYAVIKVIVKNIYEERTKIKDAATKTL
- a CDS encoding MMPL family transporter; its protein translation is MQKFSIFVTRHAKAIVSIWIVFFLIMGYFALQLPGKLQGDGFFVKDDHSRTMQELSETFDLPAKTIFVLFENKTNDEITVALEKLEQVETIKEIVSPIGISQLRKDNYAYAMLHFGNDVSDYFPVVDEIRDILAYDNHISITGEPAISKDINVASQKDLMQAEAIGLPIALIILLLAFGTVVASLLPIIIGAATVIVAFGVLTLFSGTFDLSIFILNIVPMLGLALSIDFALLFINRYREERHTKSIPQAVQIAIQTAGRSIVFSALCVMIGLGAMVVIEVEIFQNIALGGSVVVFLAIISGLTLLPATIVLLGDRLNKWRLIRVTQATSKWQAFAAFVMRKPVLIIVVAFALLGAAMIPVKDMDLTIPSKESLPSAYESRATFDKMEEAFDFGADAVVYLLAEREDGWDNEDGLTKILAIQQQLEQEALVKQVDSLFTATQIDSVEIWQAANADPNSQGLLLAAQSHFIQDDKMYMAVHLDTNGASTEAQDFVREWKNKDLDISFSLAGAPKFNQEIFDEIANKIGLALIIIMITTFIILMIAFRSILIPVKAIIMNVIGLASTFGLIVYIFQYGHFGIEAGTVVLIMPVIVFCLVFGLSMDYEVFLISRIQEEYLKGANNTKATVDGLVSTSKIITSAALIMIVITGAFAFTDVMPVKQIGVGIAIAIAIDATIIRLMLVPSLMKLFGDWNWWLPFTKRGK